Below is a genomic region from Acidobacteriota bacterium.
GGGCCAGGGCGTCGATCACGGCGCTGTGGCCTCTCAGGGGAGCCGACCCGGGGGTGATGGAACCCAGGCCCAGCACCCGGTGGGGAGCCTCTCCCTCCAGGGTGAGCATCGAGCCGCCCAGGGCCTCCACCCCGTACCAGAGCGAGGTGAAGTTCGACACGCAGCGGAGGGGCGGTGCATACCGCGGCGACACCAGGCCGCGAAGGAAGTCCAGGCAGAGACTCTCCATCGGCTGGGCCATCAGGCAGGCCACCCCGGGGAGGTCGCCCCAGTTGGCCGGGCGGACGGAGGTCTGCTGGCCGGGAGCGAAGAATTCCTTTTCGGGCTCGGTTTCACCTGGAGCCGGTCTGCGCATGACGGCCCCGAACAGTCGCCGGAACCCGATCTTCTCGTAGACCGAAACCTGCCGCGGCGAATTGCCCAGATAGACGACCCGGCACCCTGCTTCCCAGGCCTGCTGAACCAGCCCTTCGGTCAGGGTGGCGGCAATGCCCAACCCCCGGAAGTCCTCCCGAGTCATTACGTCCTCCACAACCCCAACCTGCGGGAGCTCGCAGGCAAAGGCAACCGAGGCCGTCCCCACTGCGTGGCCGTCAACCCTTGCCAGAGCCACCTGAGTTCGCAAGTGTTGGCAGTAGTCCCCCCGCATGGACTGAAGCCAGTCCACATCGGTCCGAGCCCACTCCTGCTGGAGCAGCTCGATGATGACCATTCGGTCGGCGGGCGCGATGGGATAGTTCAGACGGACCACCTCCATGGCCCGATTGTCCCTGAGAGTGACCCTTTCACTCTCGCTCATGAGCCTCCGCCCCCGTTTCCGACCGATTCGCTCAAGCTACCTGCCGCCGCCCTTGGGCACGGCCGCTGGCCGCACAACCCCACGAAGCCTCACAATCGGCCCTCGGAGCCGAGGGGCTGGGCCACGGCTTCCCCCTCTGCGCCCGGCCGAACCGATTCCGCCTTGTCCACGCTCCAGATGGAATCGGAGAAGAAACGGCAGGAATCGAACAGGTGTTCGCGGACCTTGAACCCGGACTGCAGGGCGAACCATTCGATATCCGAAATCGAGTACTTGCAGGAGTGCTCGGTGTGGATCGGTTCCCAGGCCTCGAAGTCAAAGGAGCGTCCGATCTGCTCGATGAAGACCGACTGCCGCTCCTGGCTGACCAGGTAGCTCTCCATGGAGCTGGAGAAGGCATCGTAGGTGCCGAAGTGGCGAAACTTGGCCACATCGAAGCAGCCCCCCAGCTCGCGGTTGATGCGCTCCAGCAGATTCAGGTTGAACCGGCTGGTCAACCCCAGGGAGTCGTTGTAGGCCCGAAGCAGGACGTCAATGTCCTTCTTGAGGTCGAAGCCTATCAGCATCAGATCGTCGTGATTCAGGCACTTCCAGGCGCTTTGCAGAAAGAAACAGGACTCCTCCCGGGTGAAATTACCGATGGAGGACCCCAGAAACAGCACCAGGTTGCGCCGTCGGTAACGATGGTTCAACCACTTCAGGCCATGGAAGTAGTCGCCCACCAGCCCCTGGGTCTTGAGGTCTGGGAACCGGGCCTTGACCATGCCGACCAGCCCACCCATGGACGATGCCGAGATGTCGATCGGTACGTACTGAAAATCCAGCCCCGTTTCCGTAAACCGTTCCAGGAAGTGAGCGGTCTTCCGGCTCAGACCGGAGCCGAGCTCCACCAGGTTGAATGGCTTCCCGGCCACACAGGCGGCGATCCTCTCCCACTGGCTCTCCAGAATCTCCAGTTCGCACCCGGTCAGGTAGTATTCCGGCAAGCGGGTGATCCGGCGGAACAGCTCACTTCCTTGCCGATCATAGAAATACTTGGAGGGGATGGACTTTCGTGCCGCCGAGAGGCCAGTCAGGACATCCAGGGCAAAGGCGTCCCGCTCGTCGAAGGAGTCGGCGTGGTCCTTCGCACCCAGAATGTTGACGCTTACAGGCACGTTTGCCTCC
It encodes:
- a CDS encoding GNAT family N-acetyltransferase: MSESERVTLRDNRAMEVVRLNYPIAPADRMVIIELLQQEWARTDVDWLQSMRGDYCQHLRTQVALARVDGHAVGTASVAFACELPQVGVVEDVMTREDFRGLGIAATLTEGLVQQAWEAGCRVVYLGNSPRQVSVYEKIGFRRLFGAVMRRPAPGETEPEKEFFAPGQQTSVRPANWGDLPGVACLMAQPMESLCLDFLRGLVSPRYAPPLRCVSNFTSLWYGVEALGGSMLTLEGEAPHRVLGLGSITPGSAPLRGHSAVIDALAHDNYPQGVKHLLAGLVETARQKGIAMLQGYAAATDSAKVEHFRSVGLTPVATMPEAIRLKGRPVDVTLLQGRL
- the egtD gene encoding L-histidine N(alpha)-methyltransferase; the protein is MPVSVNILGAKDHADSFDERDAFALDVLTGLSAARKSIPSKYFYDRQGSELFRRITRLPEYYLTGCELEILESQWERIAACVAGKPFNLVELGSGLSRKTAHFLERFTETGLDFQYVPIDISASSMGGLVGMVKARFPDLKTQGLVGDYFHGLKWLNHRYRRRNLVLFLGSSIGNFTREESCFFLQSAWKCLNHDDLMLIGFDLKKDIDVLLRAYNDSLGLTSRFNLNLLERINRELGGCFDVAKFRHFGTYDAFSSSMESYLVSQERQSVFIEQIGRSFDFEAWEPIHTEHSCKYSISDIEWFALQSGFKVREHLFDSCRFFSDSIWSVDKAESVRPGAEGEAVAQPLGSEGRL